In one Ischnura elegans chromosome 13, ioIscEleg1.1, whole genome shotgun sequence genomic region, the following are encoded:
- the LOC124169998 gene encoding uncharacterized protein LOC124169998, with product MAGVGDTVEILPVEEAVALDRVTELEEGARDSTDELRHYQSSDFASLHGEINALHREVTSRDILLRKLEESVTRLSEDIAPLKDYVKAKMQEEAHSAMPQSSDSPEGGATQDGDQETEAEENNRAQNRCVDVMMSLTEIRENNEEKTKKVRGFYEKIYKASPFTSLMLTFLERNRGVKVIVDCDSSNISNLVGRLANLDGEKCDGTAFHTFADIFECRVYLGGNQYSFWKANNTERTNRDYDPEVSLAQSLAQIVMYLIFKNRGCPYVCDDEMYEKLYEKIVLETSQKKDSVTMDGYVYHAFSMKSSLAREVSLISVVPGMLVKYGSKEGMSKLLEQMPLLTFFFIRHVIPKMRS from the coding sequence ATGGCAGGCGTTGGTGACACAGTGGAAATCCTTCCTGTTGAAGAGGCTGTAGCACTAGATAGGGTGACTGAGCTTGAGGAAGGGGCCAGAGATTCAACGGATGAATTGCGCCACTACCAATCCAGCGATTTTGCTTCATTGCATGGTGAGATCAACGCATTGCACAGAGAGGTCACGTCCAGGGATATTCTGCTCCGAAAACTGGAGGAGAGCGTTACCAGATTATCTGAGGATATCGCTCCTCTGAAGGATTATGTGAAGGCAAAGATGCAGGAAGAGGCGCACAGTGCAATGCCTCAATCTTCAGACTCGCCTGAAGGTGGCGCCACTCAGGATGGAGACCAGGAAACTGAAGCAGAGGAAAATAACAGAGCCCAAAATAGATGTGTAGACGTGATGATGAGTCTCACGGAAATACGTGAGAATAACGAAGAGAAAACTAAGAAAGTCAGAGGTTTTTACGAGAAAATATACAAAGCATCCCCATTCACCTCTCTTATGTTGACGTTCCTGGAGAGAAATCGTGGAGTGAAAGTAATAGTCGATTGTGATTCCTCCAATATCTCAAACTTAGTGGGACGATTGGCCAACCTGGATGGTGAAAAATGTGATGGAACAGCATTTCATACGTTCGCCGACATTTTTGAATGCAGGGTTTACCTGGGAGGTAACCAATACTCATTTTGGAAAGCGAACAATACAGAGCGAACAAACAGAGATTATGACCCTGAAGTTTCCCTGGCTCAGAGCTTGGCGCAGATTGTGATGTACTTGATCTTCAAAAACCGAGGATGTCCTTACGTTTGTGACGATGAAATGTATGAGAAACTGTACGAGAAAATTGTGCTTGAAACATCGCAGAAGAAGGACTCAGTGACCATGGATGGCTATGTATATCATGCCTTCAGTATGAAATCATCTTTAGCGAGAGAAGTATCGTTGATTTCGGTCGTCCCGGGAATGTTGGTCAAGTACGGTTCGAAGGAAGGAATGTCGAAACTGCTGGA